From Actinomycetes bacterium, a single genomic window includes:
- a CDS encoding pantoate--beta-alanine ligase → AAARAVLDAEPGLALGYCALVDPADLSDVGPSFLGRGLLLVAAKVGGTRLIDNALIDDVGVTR, encoded by the coding sequence TGGCGGCGGCGCGAGCCGTGCTGGACGCCGAGCCGGGGCTGGCGCTCGGGTACTGCGCGCTTGTCGACCCGGCCGACCTCAGCGACGTGGGACCCTCCTTCCTGGGCCGGGGGCTGCTGCTCGTGGCTGCCAAGGTCGGGGGCACCCGGCTGATCGACAACGCACTCATCGAC